In a genomic window of Aquamicrobium sp.:
- a CDS encoding PRC-barrel domain-containing protein, which yields MLHRKLLLAAALGGLMTGGAAMAQTALVKVNSNVHVAAFGAIADQVDAWDVYDASGTEIGEVDEVVGSDAGTPTALVIDFDGKAGYADRDVVIPIDQFTRENNRLTLNASPDAVGAMETWND from the coding sequence ATGCTTCACAGAAAGCTTCTGCTCGCAGCGGCGCTAGGCGGCCTGATGACCGGCGGCGCGGCCATGGCGCAAACCGCCCTGGTCAAGGTCAATAGCAACGTGCATGTGGCGGCATTCGGCGCCATAGCCGATCAGGTGGACGCCTGGGACGTCTACGACGCGTCGGGCACCGAGATCGGCGAGGTCGACGAGGTCGTCGGCTCCGACGCCGGAACGCCGACCGCGCTGGTGATCGACTTCGACGGCAAGGCCGGCTACGCCGACCGCGACGTCGTCATCCCCATCGACCAGTTCACGCGGGAGAACAACCGCCTGACGCTGAACGCGTCGCCGGACGCCGTCGGCGCCATGGAGACGTGGAACGACTGA
- a CDS encoding cytochrome c biogenesis CcdA family protein: MAIDVGFMSAIGAGALSFLSPCVLPLVPPYLCYMAGVSIDDFRGAAAVPAGGGAAALRAAPTHTAPARLALVGAAFAFVLGFSTVFVALGAGASSIGGLMRQWQQELAMVAGVLITLMGLNFLGVIRIPLLSREARFQGGGKPANALGAYLMGLAFAFGWTPCIGPVLGPILTLAGGRDTVGEGAMLLGAYSLGLGLPFILAALFSGAFMRFLGRFRVHLGRVEKVMGGLLVLAGILFLTGGVQAAAYWLLETFPGLAALG, from the coding sequence ATGGCCATCGACGTCGGATTTATGAGCGCCATCGGCGCGGGGGCGCTGTCGTTCCTGTCGCCCTGCGTGCTGCCGCTGGTGCCGCCCTATCTGTGCTATATGGCCGGCGTCTCCATCGACGATTTCCGCGGCGCGGCCGCTGTGCCCGCGGGCGGCGGGGCTGCGGCCCTGCGCGCCGCGCCCACGCATACCGCGCCGGCCCGGCTCGCCCTCGTCGGCGCGGCCTTCGCCTTCGTGCTGGGGTTCTCGACGGTGTTCGTCGCGCTCGGGGCGGGGGCGTCGTCCATCGGCGGGCTGATGCGGCAGTGGCAGCAGGAGCTCGCCATGGTCGCCGGCGTCCTCATCACCCTGATGGGGCTGAACTTCCTCGGCGTCATCCGCATTCCGCTCTTGTCGCGCGAGGCGCGGTTCCAGGGAGGCGGCAAGCCGGCCAACGCGCTCGGCGCCTATCTGATGGGCCTTGCCTTCGCCTTCGGCTGGACGCCGTGCATCGGCCCGGTGCTCGGGCCTATCCTGACTCTGGCCGGCGGGCGCGACACGGTGGGCGAGGGGGCGATGCTGCTCGGCGCCTATTCGCTCGGCCTCGGCTTGCCCTTCATTCTCGCGGCGCTGTTCTCCGGCGCGTTCATGCGCTTCCTCGGCCGTTTCCGGGTGCATCTCGGGCGGGTCGAGAAGGTGATGGGCGGTCTTCTCGTCCTCGCCGGCATCCTCTTTCTCACCGGCGGGGTGCAGGCCGCGGCCTACTGGCTGCTGGAAACCTTCCCGGGCCTCGCCGCGCTCGGATAG
- a CDS encoding 3-oxoacyl-ACP synthase III family protein: MGIEAFAHALPSVRHSAADLARLTGADERFIVEKIGLEGRYVLGPDETGVSLSAEACRVLFARFPELASEVDLLIVVTQTPDRRLPQNSAGLAAALGLRPSLAAFDISLGCSGYVYALTVAEGFLAATGKDVGVVVTCDPYSRIIAPADKDTNCIFGDAATVTLVRSGKGRGRVLATDFGTRGEDGDAICIPAGGAARPLVGAAASPDIPADALRLHMQGRAVFNFVNSIVPESIHRCLEKAGAKLEDIDLFALHQGSRYMLESMARRVGIPADRLLINMDRYGNTVSSSIPLLLSEVDAEGALSGRTVLMSGFGVGLSWATAVVRF; the protein is encoded by the coding sequence ATGGGCATTGAGGCTTTTGCGCATGCTCTGCCTTCCGTGCGCCATAGCGCGGCGGACCTGGCCCGGCTGACCGGGGCGGACGAGCGATTCATCGTGGAGAAGATCGGGCTTGAGGGGCGTTACGTGCTCGGCCCCGACGAGACCGGCGTCAGTTTATCGGCGGAGGCCTGCCGGGTTCTCTTCGCAAGGTTTCCGGAACTCGCCTCCGAGGTGGACCTGCTGATCGTCGTCACGCAGACGCCCGACCGCCGACTGCCACAGAACTCCGCGGGGCTGGCGGCCGCGCTCGGGTTGCGGCCGTCGCTGGCCGCCTTCGATATCTCGCTGGGCTGTTCGGGCTATGTCTACGCACTGACCGTGGCCGAGGGCTTTCTTGCCGCGACCGGAAAGGACGTCGGGGTCGTGGTGACCTGCGATCCCTATTCGCGGATCATCGCTCCCGCCGACAAGGATACCAATTGCATCTTCGGGGATGCGGCGACGGTCACGCTCGTGCGATCGGGCAAGGGGCGCGGGCGTGTCCTTGCTACCGATTTCGGCACCCGCGGCGAAGATGGCGACGCGATCTGCATACCGGCCGGCGGTGCTGCACGACCGCTCGTCGGTGCCGCCGCCTCCCCCGATATCCCGGCAGATGCGCTGCGGCTGCACATGCAGGGCCGCGCCGTCTTCAACTTCGTCAACAGCATCGTTCCCGAAAGCATCCATCGCTGCCTGGAGAAGGCAGGCGCGAAGCTCGAGGACATAGACCTGTTCGCGCTCCATCAGGGCTCGCGCTACATGCTCGAGTCGATGGCCCGGCGTGTCGGCATTCCTGCCGATCGCCTGTTGATCAATATGGACCGATACGGCAACACCGTTTCGTCCAGCATCCCGCTGCTGCTATCGGAAGTCGATGCGGAAGGCGCTCTTTCAGGTCGCACGGTTCTGATGTCCGGCTTCGGTGTGGGCCTCTCCTGGGCCACCGCAGTCGTTCGGTTTTGA